From the genome of Candidatus Promineifilum breve, one region includes:
- the mtnA gene encoding S-methyl-5-thioribose-1-phosphate isomerase yields MRTVFWDYERDVMKMIDQRLLPFELVVPEYETVEAVAAAIGDMVVRGAPAIGAAAGFGMALSARQSRAADRLALLRDLEAAGQTLEAARPTAVNLAWGVRRLLRVAADEELETVEEVREALLAAAQRLADEDVALNRRMGFHGAELIGDGDTVLHHCNTGALATVDWGTALGVIFAAHEQGKRLHVLVDETRPRLQGARLTAWELQQRGIPFDLIADNAAGHFMRAGQVNLVLVGSDRTAANGDVANKIGTYQLGVLARENGVPFYPVVPTSTIDLDLATGDLIPIEERDMDEVLRVGGQAIAPAGITARNPAFDVTPHRYVTGIVTEAGIVYPPFVQHLRAAVARARAIDWSEKGESTDYTDGTD; encoded by the coding sequence ATGCGTACCGTTTTTTGGGATTATGAGCGCGATGTGATGAAGATGATCGACCAGCGGCTGCTGCCGTTCGAGCTGGTCGTGCCGGAATACGAGACGGTGGAGGCCGTGGCCGCGGCCATCGGCGACATGGTCGTGCGCGGCGCGCCGGCCATCGGCGCGGCGGCCGGCTTCGGCATGGCGTTGTCGGCGCGCCAGAGCCGGGCCGCCGACCGGCTGGCCCTGCTGCGCGATCTGGAGGCGGCCGGGCAAACGCTGGAGGCGGCGCGGCCGACGGCCGTCAATCTGGCCTGGGGTGTGCGCCGGCTGCTGCGCGTGGCCGCCGATGAGGAACTGGAGACGGTCGAGGAAGTGCGCGAGGCGCTCCTGGCCGCCGCCCAACGGCTGGCCGACGAGGACGTGGCCCTCAACCGGCGCATGGGGTTCCACGGCGCGGAACTCATCGGCGACGGCGATACCGTGCTGCACCATTGCAACACCGGCGCGCTGGCCACGGTCGATTGGGGCACGGCGCTGGGGGTCATCTTCGCCGCCCACGAGCAGGGCAAGCGGCTGCACGTCCTGGTCGATGAGACGCGGCCGCGGCTGCAAGGGGCGCGGCTGACGGCCTGGGAGTTGCAGCAGCGCGGCATCCCCTTCGACCTGATCGCCGACAACGCCGCCGGCCACTTCATGCGCGCCGGGCAGGTGAACCTGGTCCTGGTGGGCAGCGACCGCACGGCGGCCAATGGCGACGTGGCTAACAAGATCGGCACCTACCAGTTGGGCGTGCTGGCCCGCGAGAACGGCGTGCCCTTCTATCCCGTCGTGCCCACCAGCACTATCGACCTCGATCTGGCGACCGGCGACCTGATCCCCATCGAGGAGCGCGACATGGACGAGGTACTGCGCGTCGGCGGGCAGGCCATCGCCCCGGCGGGCATCACCGCCCGCAACCCGGCCTTCGACGTGACGCCCCACCGCTACGTGACCGGCATCGTCACCGAGGCGGGCATCGTCTACCCGCCCTTCGTCCAACACCTGCGCGCGGCCGTGGCGCGGGCGCGGGCGATTGATTGGAGTGAGAAAGGAGAATCCACAGATTACACAGATGGCACAGATTGA
- a CDS encoding cation:proton antiporter domain-containing protein has protein sequence MHDDYALFATITMAVLLAFVGGFIARKLKLPTLVGYLVAGLAISPFTPGFSGDTNAASQLAEMGVIFMMFGVGLHFSLKDLWNVRRIAIPGAILQTTLSTLLGLAVSQLWGWTFEAGLVLGLAISVASTVVLLRGLADNGLVSTAHGKVAIGWLVFEDLATIAILVLMPVLVSEGGGNPLLSVGWALLKTAVFVALMLLVGTRLLSWLLTQIAYTRSRELFILAVVAVALGVSFLAYEFFGVSLALGAFLAGVVVSESDVHHQVGAEVVPFRDFFAVLFFVSVGMLVNPAVVFANLDKVIVLALLVIVGKALITVLLGLVLPSSARTMLVVAAGLSQVGEFTFIVGSTGVYLGLLDNDQYGLILAAAVISIIFNPVMFGLIQPVEKALRRLPALWRRLERGGPTPEAFHETMADHVVIVGYGRVGRHIGSVLQRLGLPFLVVEQDMPLAVELQGEGINTMFGDAANSEILHHVSLDSARALVVTVPNETTTELIVGAARLLSADTPIIARAQTEDRLDDLVRLGATHVINPELEGGLEILRYTLLTLDYSSSQIQQFIDTIRSDTYTGIWPGDRGYPVLDQLLMSTRGIEIAWQPLAAGSPLVGQTLAEANIRSRVGASLVALVRDGEVMANPASDAAFAAGDLLGFIGDTHELVAARGLVEGSS, from the coding sequence ATGCACGATGATTATGCCCTGTTCGCGACGATTACGATGGCGGTGCTGCTGGCCTTTGTCGGCGGCTTCATCGCCCGCAAGCTGAAGCTGCCCACCCTGGTCGGCTACCTCGTGGCCGGGCTGGCCATCAGCCCCTTCACCCCCGGCTTCAGCGGCGACACCAACGCCGCCTCCCAACTGGCCGAGATGGGCGTCATCTTTATGATGTTCGGCGTCGGCCTCCACTTCTCGCTCAAGGATTTGTGGAACGTGCGCCGCATTGCCATCCCCGGGGCCATCCTGCAAACGACGCTCTCCACGCTGCTGGGGCTGGCCGTCAGCCAACTGTGGGGCTGGACGTTCGAGGCCGGGCTGGTGCTGGGGTTGGCGATCTCGGTCGCCAGCACCGTCGTCCTGCTGCGCGGGCTGGCCGACAACGGCCTGGTCAGCACCGCCCACGGCAAGGTCGCCATCGGCTGGCTGGTGTTCGAGGATTTGGCGACCATCGCCATCCTGGTGCTCATGCCGGTGCTGGTCAGCGAAGGCGGCGGCAACCCGCTGCTCAGCGTCGGCTGGGCGCTGCTGAAGACGGCCGTCTTCGTCGCCCTCATGCTGCTGGTGGGCACGCGGCTGCTGTCGTGGCTGCTGACCCAGATCGCCTACACGCGCTCGCGGGAGCTATTCATCCTGGCCGTGGTGGCCGTGGCGTTGGGCGTGTCCTTCCTGGCCTATGAGTTTTTCGGCGTGTCGCTGGCGTTGGGCGCGTTTCTGGCCGGCGTCGTCGTCAGCGAGTCCGACGTCCACCATCAGGTGGGGGCCGAGGTGGTGCCCTTCCGCGATTTCTTCGCCGTGCTGTTCTTCGTCTCCGTCGGCATGCTGGTCAATCCGGCCGTGGTCTTCGCCAATCTGGACAAGGTCATCGTGCTGGCCCTGCTGGTCATCGTCGGCAAGGCGCTGATTACGGTGCTATTGGGGCTGGTGCTGCCCTCCTCGGCGCGCACCATGCTCGTCGTCGCCGCCGGTCTCAGTCAGGTGGGCGAATTCACCTTCATCGTCGGCTCGACCGGCGTCTACCTGGGCCTGCTGGATAACGACCAGTATGGTCTCATCCTGGCCGCGGCGGTCATCTCGATCATCTTCAACCCGGTCATGTTCGGCCTCATCCAGCCCGTGGAAAAAGCGCTGCGGCGGCTGCCGGCCCTCTGGCGGCGGCTGGAGCGCGGCGGGCCGACGCCGGAAGCGTTCCACGAGACGATGGCCGACCACGTGGTCATCGTCGGCTACGGCCGCGTGGGCCGCCACATCGGCAGCGTGCTGCAACGGCTGGGGCTGCCCTTCCTCGTCGTGGAGCAGGACATGCCCCTGGCCGTCGAATTGCAGGGCGAGGGCATCAACACCATGTTCGGCGACGCGGCCAACTCCGAGATATTGCACCACGTCTCGCTCGATAGCGCGCGGGCGCTGGTGGTCACCGTGCCCAACGAGACCACGACCGAACTCATCGTCGGCGCGGCCCGGCTCCTCTCGGCCGACACGCCCATCATCGCCCGCGCCCAGACCGAAGACCGGCTCGACGATCTCGTCCGGCTGGGGGCGACCCACGTCATCAACCCCGAACTGGAAGGCGGGCTGGAGATCTTGCGCTACACTCTGCTCACGCTTGATTACTCCTCGTCCCAAATCCAGCAATTCATCGACACCATCCGCAGCGACACCTACACCGGCATCTGGCCCGGCGACCGCGGCTACCCGGTGCTGGATCAACTGCTTATGTCAACCCGCGGCATCGAGATCGCCTGGCAACCGCTGGCGGCGGGCAGTCCGCTCGTCGGCCAAACGCTGGCCGAGGCCAACATCCGCTCACGGGTGGGGGCGTCGCTGGTGGCCCTGGTCCGCGACGGCGAGGTGATGGCCAATCCCGCATCCGACGCGGCTTTCGCCGCCGGCGACCTGCTGGGCTTCATCGGCGATACGCATGAGCTGGTGGCGGCGCGGGGGTTGGTAGAAGGGTCGTCTTGA
- a CDS encoding tetratricopeptide repeat protein: protein MSKAKSVGTRTGQRPERSELRASLIWPVIIAVVIWLAGLIIWLIAPGRFDVLVSALVAVGLLVYLIWYQRSLRITPGERVFSLLLAAPAILGIAFGLIYGQALYAITGVSLSLLLLAAQRALTVPFSYRMARRSFSRGRPELALDLVDKAIDARPGFWESYQLRALIYLSALQFGQAERDALKALELRPDAHPVHNTLGQLYLAGSQYERAAEAYSKAIDLSPKHALYHYHQGLALYRLGEARDAAEALAAATRLGLPDVTYELQAYYYLGRALEGNGEIEKAEEVFADMVKFKDGLELLRADLKQQPDFPELAALRHDLRDLEKRLAAAEPQK from the coding sequence ATGAGTAAAGCGAAATCCGTTGGGACACGGACGGGCCAACGCCCCGAACGCAGCGAACTGCGGGCCAGCCTCATTTGGCCGGTGATCATCGCCGTCGTCATCTGGCTGGCCGGGTTGATCATCTGGCTCATCGCCCCCGGCCGCTTCGACGTGCTGGTGTCGGCTCTCGTCGCCGTTGGTTTGCTGGTCTATCTCATCTGGTACCAGCGCTCGTTGCGCATCACGCCCGGCGAGCGGGTGTTTTCGCTGTTGCTGGCCGCGCCGGCCATCCTGGGCATCGCCTTCGGCCTCATCTATGGCCAGGCGCTCTATGCCATCACCGGGGTCAGCCTGAGCCTGCTGCTGCTGGCCGCCCAGCGCGCCCTGACCGTGCCCTTTTCCTATCGCATGGCCCGCCGCAGTTTCAGCCGCGGCCGGCCGGAACTGGCCCTCGACCTGGTCGATAAGGCCATCGATGCCCGGCCGGGCTTCTGGGAGTCGTACCAGTTGCGCGCCCTCATCTACCTGTCGGCCTTGCAGTTCGGCCAGGCCGAGCGCGACGCGCTGAAGGCCCTGGAACTGCGCCCCGACGCCCACCCGGTGCACAACACGCTGGGCCAGCTCTATCTGGCCGGCAGCCAGTATGAGCGCGCGGCCGAGGCTTATAGCAAGGCCATCGACCTGTCGCCCAAACACGCCCTCTATCACTACCATCAGGGATTGGCCCTCTACCGGCTGGGCGAGGCGCGCGACGCGGCCGAAGCGTTGGCCGCCGCCACCCGCCTGGGCCTGCCCGACGTGACCTATGAGTTGCAGGCTTACTACTACCTGGGCCGGGCGCTGGAAGGCAACGGCGAGATCGAGAAGGCCGAGGAAGTGTTCGCCGACATGGTGAAGTTCAAGGATGGCCTGGAGCTATTGCGGGCCGACCTGAAGCAGCAGCCCGATTTCCCCGAGCTGGCCGCGCTGCGCCACGATCTGCGCGATCTGGAGAAGCGGCTGGCGGCGGCCGAACCGCAGAAGTAA
- a CDS encoding type II restriction endonuclease produces MNKHEFLQRLQVEMDSFNRAVSTAQGDWVVKGFIDVARNIYTISTDTKVVSKVMELLLFPELVRFAQENNLKLHLAEQQNFYPDVTFIDEENHLFAVDLKSTYRVNSVRTNGMTLGAFTGYFRTRGSKKNCSFPYEDYTGHFVLGVIYSPVYGVDERRRYSLDDLELISSVITDFQFYAQEKFRIASDRPGSGNTKNIGSVLGIQDLIAGTGPFNELGEEIFNDYWMYFLTADMARAAELPNRPYTNLQTYRIYKGVGK; encoded by the coding sequence ATGAATAAACACGAATTCCTCCAAAGACTCCAAGTCGAAATGGACTCTTTTAATCGTGCGGTCTCCACAGCTCAGGGTGACTGGGTCGTAAAAGGATTCATAGACGTTGCCCGGAATATTTACACGATTTCGACTGATACCAAAGTGGTTTCAAAAGTGATGGAATTATTGTTGTTTCCTGAGTTGGTGCGCTTTGCACAAGAAAACAACCTAAAACTCCATCTGGCCGAACAACAGAATTTCTACCCTGACGTCACCTTTATAGACGAGGAAAACCATCTTTTCGCGGTAGATCTAAAAAGCACTTATCGCGTAAATAGTGTCAGAACGAACGGGATGACCTTAGGGGCTTTTACTGGTTACTTTCGAACCAGAGGAAGCAAGAAAAATTGTTCGTTTCCCTATGAGGACTATACAGGTCACTTCGTACTTGGCGTAATCTATTCCCCAGTGTATGGTGTAGACGAACGACGAAGATACTCTTTAGATGACCTCGAACTAATATCATCCGTTATTACGGACTTCCAATTCTACGCTCAAGAAAAATTTCGTATTGCATCCGATCGGCCAGGCAGCGGAAACACCAAGAATATAGGCTCCGTGTTGGGCATACAAGATCTTATCGCGGGAACAGGGCCATTTAATGAGCTAGGCGAGGAAATATTCAACGACTACTGGATGTATTTCCTCACCGCTGACATGGCAAGAGCAGCGGAGCTACCTAATAGGCCATACACTAATCTTCAGACCTATAGAATCTACAAAGGAGTTGGAAAATGA
- a CDS encoding sugar phosphate nucleotidyltransferase: MNNENIPVIIFCGGEGTRMRGGTLTKKELVEIGGRPIIWHVMRIYSAYGFRKFVLPLGYEAGQLKRYFLDYEAMTRDFTVTLGDRSAEIDFRGPEEHPAWQVSLVDTGLRTDKAGRIARVADYLTADRFCVTYGDGVGNVDLDALMAFHRAHGKPVTITAVRPKHYQYGTMVAADDGRVSEYVQYPELPYWINAGFMVFERSALEWMRGGDGVALETGVLQEMIAADQLMMYRHHGFWQSMDTLKDANDLERLWERGAPWKIWD; this comes from the coding sequence ATGAACAACGAAAACATCCCCGTAATCATCTTCTGCGGCGGCGAGGGCACGCGGATGCGCGGCGGCACGCTGACCAAGAAAGAACTGGTCGAGATCGGCGGGCGGCCGATCATCTGGCACGTCATGCGCATCTACAGCGCCTACGGCTTTCGCAAGTTCGTCCTGCCGCTGGGCTACGAGGCCGGGCAACTGAAGCGCTACTTCCTCGACTACGAGGCCATGACCCGCGACTTCACCGTCACGCTGGGCGACCGCTCGGCCGAGATCGATTTTCGCGGGCCGGAGGAGCACCCGGCGTGGCAGGTGTCGCTGGTCGATACCGGCCTGCGCACCGACAAGGCCGGCCGCATCGCCCGCGTGGCCGATTATCTGACCGCCGACCGCTTCTGCGTGACCTACGGCGACGGCGTCGGTAACGTCGATCTCGACGCGCTCATGGCCTTCCATCGCGCCCACGGCAAGCCGGTGACCATCACCGCCGTGCGGCCGAAGCATTACCAGTACGGCACGATGGTCGCCGCCGACGACGGCCGGGTCAGCGAATACGTGCAATACCCGGAACTGCCCTACTGGATCAACGCCGGCTTCATGGTCTTCGAGCGCTCGGCGCTGGAATGGATGCGGGGCGGCGACGGCGTGGCTCTGGAGACGGGCGTCTTGCAGGAGATGATCGCCGCCGACCAGTTGATGATGTACCGCCATCATGGCTTCTGGCAGTCGATGGACACGCTGAAGGACGCCAACGACCTGGAGCGCCTCTGGGAGCGGGGCGCGCCGTGGAAGATTTGGGATTAG
- a CDS encoding choice-of-anchor Q domain-containing protein, whose product MTITANKHNVFGRNNSPGLAGFSPGPTDIVPSGALRSIIETLDSNGGITPTHALPSGSPALDRAPNADCTAAPVNGLDQRGQPRNQNGSGAAGSNECDAGAFERAGGGGGSDPGFYASITGSGSIDGVAFTPADVLKFDPNAGWSMFFDGSDVGITKNVAAFELQDDGSLLLALGAKQAVGTLGTVTPQDVLRFVPSSIGDNTSGTFSLWVDGSTVGLAAAGEKIDALGLTADGRIAIGVTGALSVPGSGGATLKAQDEDAVGFNRATAAWTNFFDGTPIPGLKGEDVNALWVNPSTGELYITIIGAFNVAGVAGDGRDILKLTPDNGATGGYTAALVYDGSTQGLATNIDALEMIP is encoded by the coding sequence ATGACTATCACCGCCAACAAACACAATGTCTTTGGCCGCAACAACAGCCCAGGGTTAGCAGGCTTCAGCCCAGGCCCTACTGATATTGTGCCATCCGGTGCGCTTAGGAGCATAATCGAAACTTTAGACAGTAATGGCGGCATAACACCGACCCACGCCCTGCCATCGGGCAGCCCCGCCCTCGACCGCGCCCCCAACGCCGATTGCACCGCCGCCCCGGTCAACGGCCTCGACCAGCGCGGCCAGCCCCGCAACCAGAACGGCAGCGGCGCGGCCGGCAGCAACGAGTGCGACGCCGGGGCCTTCGAACGCGCAGGCGGCGGCGGCGGCTCAGACCCCGGCTTCTACGCCTCCATCACCGGCTCCGGCAGCATCGACGGCGTGGCCTTCACCCCGGCCGACGTGCTCAAGTTCGACCCCAACGCCGGCTGGTCGATGTTCTTCGACGGCTCCGACGTGGGCATCACCAAGAACGTCGCGGCCTTCGAGTTGCAGGACGATGGCAGCCTGCTGCTGGCCCTGGGCGCCAAGCAGGCCGTGGGCACGCTGGGCACGGTTACGCCCCAGGACGTGCTGCGCTTCGTCCCGTCTTCGATTGGCGACAACACCAGCGGCACGTTCTCGCTGTGGGTCGATGGCTCCACCGTCGGCCTGGCCGCCGCGGGCGAGAAGATCGACGCCCTGGGCCTGACCGCCGACGGCCGCATCGCCATCGGCGTCACCGGGGCCTTGTCCGTTCCCGGCTCCGGCGGCGCCACGCTCAAGGCCCAGGACGAGGACGCGGTGGGCTTCAACCGCGCCACCGCCGCCTGGACCAACTTCTTCGACGGCACGCCCATCCCCGGCCTCAAGGGGGAGGACGTCAACGCCCTGTGGGTCAATCCGTCCACCGGCGAGTTGTACATCACCATCATCGGCGCGTTCAACGTGGCCGGCGTGGCCGGCGACGGCCGCGACATCCTGAAGCTGACGCCCGACAACGGCGCGACCGGCGGCTACACGGCGGCGCTGGTCTATGACGGCTCGACGCAGGGGCTGGCGACCAACATCGACGCGCTGGAGATGATCCCGTAA